A single genomic interval of Penicillium psychrofluorescens genome assembly, chromosome: 2 harbors:
- a CDS encoding uncharacterized protein (ID:PFLUO_002610-T1.cds;~source:funannotate): protein MSPKLEPCCTVRGYMSKENSVTLDGIKSGPSRVIVPITHGFITGPGVEAEVLPGSGDWILLDPSTNVSHLNVRIQARTADGHSLYVHYNGVLKVDEAAGKVLSWAPDAKTTNYGDHEWFSGPIFETNDPKLKWMEISLFVGQGHFVVEGKDEAVEYQIYKVVN, encoded by the exons ATGAGCCCAAAGCTTGAGCCATGCTGTACCGTCAGGGGTTACATGTCGAAAGAGAACAGTGTGACCCTCGATGGCATCAAGAGTGGCCCTTCTCGGGTTATCGTCCCCATTACCCACGGCTTCATCACGGGGCCAGGAGTGGAAGCTGAAGTTTTACCAGGGAGCGGTGACTGGATTTTG CTTGATCCGTCGACGAATGTCTCACACCTTAACGTCCGAATTCAAGCACGAACGGCCGACGGCCACAGTTTGTATGTCCACTACAATGGAGTCCTGAAAGTGGACGAAGCAGCCGGCAAGGTTTTGTCATGGGCACCTGACGCCAAGACAACCAATTATGGAGACCACGAGTGGTTTTCTGGTCCCATATTTGAGACAAATGACCCAAAGCTTAAGTGGATGGAGATTTCATTGTTTGTCGGGCAAGGTCATTTTGTGGTTGAGGGGAAAGACGAGGCCGTGGAATATCAGATCTACAAGGTTGTCAACTGA
- a CDS encoding uncharacterized protein (ID:PFLUO_002609-T1.cds;~source:funannotate) codes for MEHAQKTFPRGLPTLAELKNFNAGKDVPPETAWIWGIDDELGRINLLTAEVTAAAKESEIKDGQVVPLNWSLRYPEHPSFHRTAFKHKIAPHPINPCIFDDFYDMNTQSGSQWDGFRHFGHLGIQKLYNNLDPKEVVSSTRCGIQAIAQHGIATRGVLLDHYSWAKKHGHPYDPFSGYAIPLSELEQVAKEQNVKFKPGDVLLVRSGYVSRYYEMQKENPAKLEDLAHNPAYAGVEQSEEMKKFLHDNYFAAVGGDAPAFEVWPRKTEWYLHEYLLSLWGCLIGEMFDLELLSQACEERHRWTFFFTSAPFNTPGGIASLANSLAIF; via the exons ATGGAGCATGCTCAGAAGACCTTTCCTCGTGGCCTTCCCACGTTGGCTGAATTGAAGAACTTCAACGCTGGCAAGGATGTACCTCCTGAGACGGCTTGGATTTGGGGCATTGATGACGAG CTGGGCCGCATCAATCTCTTGACTGCGGAGGTTACTGCAGCTGCGAAAGAAAGTGAAATTAAGGATGGCCAAGTTGTACCTCTCAA CTGGTCTCTCCGCTACCCCGAACACCCATCATTCCACCGCACGGCTTTCAAACACAAAATTGCCCCTCATCCGATCAACCCTTGCATTTTTGATGATTTCTACGATATGAACACACAATCTGGCAGTCAATGGGACGGGTTCAGGCATTTTGGACATTTGGGAATCCAAAAGTTATACAACAACCTGGATCCGAAAGAGGTTGTATCCA GCACACGCTGTGGTATTCAGGCCATTGCTCAGCATGGAATTGCCACTCGTGGAGTTTTGCTGGATCACTACTCCTGGGCTAAGAAGCATGGGCATCCGTATGACCCATTCAGTGGCTATGCAATCCCATTATCTGAGCTGGAGCAAGTTGCAAAAGAACAGAATGTAAAATTCAAACCGGGTGATGTCCTTCTGGTGCGCAGTGGCTATGTGTCTAGATACTACGAGATGCAAAAGGAGAATCCGGCCAAGCTGGAAGACCTCGCGCATAATCCGGCTTATGCTGGAGTCGAACAAAGTgaagagatgaagaagtTTCTTCACGACAA CTACTTTGCGGCTGTCGGAGGGGATGCTCCTGCCTTTGAGGTTTGGCCGCGCAAGACAGAATGGTATCTGCATGAGTATTTACTGAGTCTGTGGGGATGTCTGATAGGCGAAATGTTTGATCTCGAG CTCTTGTCCCAGGCATGCGAAGAACGACATCGGTGGACTTTTTTCTTCACCAGTGCGCCTTTTAATACTCCAG GTGGCATTGCGAGCTTGGCGAATTCTCTTGCAATTTTTTGA
- a CDS encoding uncharacterized protein (ID:PFLUO_002608-T1.cds;~source:funannotate), protein MANTEITEAPERKISLFNLAVVLALTLGSLTYGYTFSITSTTLGQPGWYQYFDLSSEKTSSKYAYTQRIEGTMNGLFCAGGFLGAIFIGWSCDAVGRKNSLWIASPLAIVGGALQAGAVHIAMFLVGRFVGGFAVGILIVLVPLFQAEIAPPAARGFLVSQHGVVLVLGYSLAAWTGFACYFSTQPEFQWRFPLAEQCLWPALMLILIPWIPESPRWLVMNDRMDEAWKVVSKLHGIGQTEVASAAASFAREEFYQMKQQAIADKSVADGETFGTLFTKPSYRKRMICAFFTMFASESTGILVVYNYSVLLYQGLGFSNKISLLLAALYVSVACAGNYVSSVLVDRLGRVKLFLIGFSGCLVSLIFETVMVARYTGSTNEAGLRAGVFFLFLYITFYGCCVDAITYVYCSEIFPSHIRARGVAFSLAVLFLTAMVYLEAAPTAFAQVGWKYYLVFLIVTAINIFVVWRFFPETKGLSLEEIGEVFGDHVAVQLTQLTMEERELLDQKILSEKTDRDAVHLENRLERSEET, encoded by the exons ATGGCAAATACTGAAATCACGGAAGCTCCTGAGCGGAAAATTTCGCTCTTTAATCTTGCT GTTGTTCTTGCCCTTACGTTAGGAAGCTTGACATACGGATACACCTTCAGTATCACATCGACGACCCTTGGACAGCCGGGATGGTATCAATACTTCGACCTCTCATCAGAGAAGACTAGTTCTAAATATGCGTACACTCAACGTATTGAGGGCACCATGAATGGCTTGTTCTGTGCTGGCGGCTTTCTTGGCGCGATATTTATTGGTTGGTCTTGTGATGCGGTCGGACGAAAGAACTCCCTGTGGATCGCATCTCCCCTTGCGATTGTTGGCGGTGCGCTTCAGGCAGGAGCCGTCCACATTGCCATGTTCCTTGTTGGACGATTTGTAGGAGGCTTTGCTGTTG GGATCCTTATTGTGCTGGTCCCCTTGTTTCAGGCAGAAATTGCACCTCCAGCAGCCCGGGGGTTCCTGGTTTCTCAACATG GTGTTGTACTTGTACTAGGCTACTCGCTAGCAGCCTGGACCGGATTTGCCTGCTACTTTTCTACACAACCTGAGTTCCAATGGAGATTTCCTCTTGCAGAGCAATGCCTTTGGCCTGCTTTGATGCTTATTTTGATCCCATGGATTCCTGAGTCTCCTCGTTGGC TTGTTATGAATGATCGCATGGATGAAGCCTGGAAAGTGGTCTCAAAGCTACACGGTATTGGTCAGACCGAAGTCGCCTCCGCTGCTGCATCCTTTGCTCGTGAGGAATTCTATCAGATGAAGCAACAAGCAATAGCCGACAAGTCTGTAGCAGATGGCGAAACTTTTGGCACTCTTTTCACCAAGCCATCGTATAGAAAAAGGATGATTTGCGCATTCTTCACAATGTTTGCTTCAGAGTCCACTGGAATCCTTGTTGTGTATA ATTATTCTGTCCTCCTATACCAGGGTCTTGGATTCAGCAACAAGATTTCACTTCTCTTAGCTGCTCTCTACGTGTCCGTGGCTTGCGCAGGCAATTACGTTTCTTCGGTCCTTGTTGACCGTTTGGGGCGTGTCAAGCTCTTCC TCATTGGCTTTTCTGGCTGCCTAGTCAGTTTGATCTTTGAGACAGTCATGGTTGCGAGATATACAGGGTCGACAAACGAAGCAGGCCTGAGAGCAGGTgtattttttcttttcctctaTATTACTTT CTACGGTTGTTGTGTCGATGCGATAACCTACGTCTACTGCAGCGAAATCTTCCCGAGCCATATTCGCGCGCGTGGGGTTGCTTTTTCCCTTGCGGTTCTTTTCCTGACCGCCATGGTGTATCTGGAGGCTGCCCCAACCGCATTTGCCCAAGTTGGATGGAAGTACTATCTGGTCTTCCTTATCGTTACTGCGATCAACATTTTCGTCGTGTGGCGGTTTTTTCCTGAGACCAAGGGACTCAGTCTTGAAGAAATCGGCGAAGTCTTTGGTGACCATGTTGCCGTTCAGTTGACACAGTTGACCatggaggagagagagcTTTTGGATCAAAAGATTCTTTCTGAGAAGACGGACAGGGATGCGGTTCACCTTGAGAATAGGTTGGAGAGATCTGAAGAGACCTAA
- a CDS encoding uncharacterized protein (ID:PFLUO_002612-T1.cds;~source:funannotate) yields the protein MSLSADPASMLISAAVPAFKCPPGTKMYILDLGTLQLDESWILRGGNTSSLSTKNPENKRRDLIVLSALIDYPGVGLILFETGCAEDLEVKWGAPLTDIFARTGYTEAQKLPAAIKATGNDIKDVAAVIMGHLHLDHAGGLEHFMGTDVPIYVHEDEFKHACWSVATGADLGVYLGHYMLLEKLNWTTFPDSTFEIFQGLTLHHAPGHSPGLCMLQVNLENDGTFIWTSDQFHVVENYELGHPQGGLARDHTAWYRSLHLVRRLQRLFNAKLIFGHDKGVAMKFIQEKAFWE from the exons ATGTCACTGTCTGCTGACCCCGCGAGTATGCTGATCTCAGCTGCAGTTCCAGCATTCAAGTGCCCGCCTGGAACGAAGATGTACATCTTAGATTTGGGAACATTGCAACTTGATGAGTCGTG GATTCTTCGTGGTGGCAACACTAGCTCACTGAGTACCAAAAACCCAGAGAACAAACGCCGTGATCTGATTGTTCTTTCTGCTCTCATCGATTACCCTGGAGTTGGACTTATTCTGTTCGAGACGGGATGTGCGGAAGATCTTGAAGTG AAATGGGGTGCCCCTCTTACCGATATATTTGCCCGCACCGGGTACACTGAGGCCCAGAAGTTACCAGCGGCAATCAAAGCGACTGGGAACGATATTAAGGACGTGGCAGCGGTCATCATGGGCCATCTGCATCTGGATCATGCTGGCGGGCTTGAGCATTTTATGGGAACTGATGTGCCCATCTATGTTCATGAAGATGAGTTTAAGCATGCATGCTGGTCTGTCGCAACAGGTGCCGACCTAGGTGTCTATCTTGGCCACTATATGTTACTTGAGAAGTTGAATTGGACGACATTTCCAGATTCAACTTTCGAGATCTTTCAAGGGCTGACTCTTCATCACGCTCCTGGACATAGCCCTGGCTTGTGTATGCTACAGGTCAATCTCGAGAACGATGGTACCTTCATTTGGACCAGTGACCAATTCCACGTTGTGGAAAATTACGAACTGGGTCATCCGCAAGGTGGTCTCGCGAGAGACCATACTGCATGGTATCGGAGTCTCCACCTGGTCCGCAGACTCCAAAGATTGTTTAACGCAAAGCTAATCTTTGGGCACGATAAGGGGGTTGCGATGAAGTTCATTCAGGAAAAGGCATTCTGGGAGTAA
- a CDS encoding uncharacterized protein (ID:PFLUO_002613-T1.cds;~source:funannotate) translates to MTENASEHMSSLGQPLTPHTTSSQLEGGHPEGDQLHEGPEMLYARMVDHQPSEHEPNFQAGNARSFYMGESFSLSFVINSMYNNPGQEANVKRHYPIPANVAEHAHDAAEGLKDYDPATVSYLEMRGAFSLPPQDVSNELIREFFESFHLAYPVFDRQAFCAQYRQGSVSLLAMQAIFFLSFTSCSDGLLQKAGYQDRLTARRTCYLRAKALYDMDYEKDKVQLAAVLFLLGFWWEGPEDQKDTWHWLGSAIGLAQTLGMHRS, encoded by the coding sequence ATGACGGAGAACGCCTCGGAGCATATGTCCTCCCTGGGGCAACCGTTGACTCCACATACGACGAGCAGTCAACTGGAGGGCGGGCACCCGGAAGGCGACCAGTTGCACGAAGGCCCTGAGATGCTCTATGCGCGGATGGTCGATCATCAGCCGAGCGAGCACGAGCCAAATTTCCAAGCTGGCAACGCCAGATCCTTTTATATGGGCGAATCATTCAGCCTTTCTTTTGTGATCAATTCAATGTACAACAATCCTGGCCAGGAGGCCAACGTGAAACGGCACTATCCTATTCCCGCCAACGTGGCCGAGCACGCGCACGATGCTGCCGAAGGACTGAAGGATTACGACCCGGCTACAGTTTCATATCTCGAAATGCGTGGTGCGTTCTCGTTACCGCCCCAGGATGTCAGCAACGAGCTCATTCGTGAGTTTTTCGAGTCGTTTCATCTGGCATACCCTGTCTTTGACCGACAAGCATTTTGTGCCCAGTACAGACAGGGGAGTGTGTCGTTGTTAGCTATGCAAGCGATattcttcctttccttcaCAAGCTGCAGTGACGGTTTACTGCAAAAGGCTGGCTATCAGGACCGGCTCACCGCCAGGAGAACGTGCTATCTTAGGGCCAAGGCACTGTACGACATGGATTATGAGAAAGACAAGGTACAGCTCGCGGCAGTTCTTTTTCTACTGGGGTTCTGGTGGGAAGGGCCTGAGGATCAGAAAGATACTTGGCATTGGCTTGGGTCAGCGATCGGTCTTGCGCAGACTTTGGGAATGCACCGGTCGTAA
- a CDS encoding uncharacterized protein (ID:PFLUO_002611-T1.cds;~source:funannotate) → MAPNYIEEMFSLNGKTVITTGATGGLGSAMTMALAKAGASIVSIELPNDPNSASLAQAIADVGSKFQAFHCDIGNIEALRRCFAEIWAAEIVPDILVNSAGVMRRNQCENATDAELNLLLDVNVKSFYISCQEFGRKLLSQNRPGKIINIASVTAFQANKNTSIYSTTKGAVVQMTKAFSNEWASKGIQVNCISPG, encoded by the exons ATGGCTCCTAACTACATCGAAGAAATGTTCTCCCTGAATGGCAAGACAGTCATTACGACTGGCGCCACAGGCGGCCTGGGATCTGCGATGACGATGGCCCTGGCAAAGGCGGGAGCTTCGATTGTCTCAATTGAACTGCCGAACGATCCGAACTCCGCCAGTCTTGCCCAGGCCATTGCCGACGTCGGTAGCAAGTTCCAAGCTTTTCATTGTGACATTGGGAACATTGAGGCGCTGCGCAGATGTTTTGCGGAGATATGGGCCGCCGAAATTGTGCCAGATATCTTGGTTAATAGCGCCGGGGTCATGCGGCGCAACCAGTGCGAAAACGCAACCGATGCCGAACTCAACCTG CTGCTCGATGTCAATGTGAAATCTTTCTACATTTCATGCCAGGAGTTTGGTCGTAAACTCTTGTCTCAGAACCGACCCGGGAAAATCATCAACATCGCATCGGTAACCGCATTCCAGGCGAACAAGAACACTAGCATCTACTCCACAACGAAAGGAGCAGTGGTGCAAATGACCAAAGCTTTCAGCAATGAATGGGCAAGCAAGGGCATTCAGGTCAACTGCATTTCTCCGGGGTAA